The genome window ATCCTTGACGTCCTCATCCCGGCCGCCGGCCATCAGCGTCAATTGGCCGATCAGAGCCTTTGGCGCACCACCGGAGAGCGGGCTATCCACCCATCGCAGTCCCTTTTCTTGCGCGTCCGCGGCCAGCGCCTTGGTCGCGTCGGGATCGATGGAGGACATGTCGATGATCAGCGTTCCGGGCTTGGCGCCCTCGGCAACGCCGCCGGGGCCGAAGACCGCGGCATGCACGATCCGCGGCGAGTTCAAGCTGAGAATGACGTAATCCGATACCGAAGCCGCTGTGGCAGCGCTCACCGCGGCACTGGCTCCCTTGGCAGTGAGTGCGGCAACCTTTTCCATGTCGAGATCGAAGACCGTCAGATGATTTCCCGTCTCCACAAGGCGCGCGCCGATGGCTCCGCCCATCGCGCCTGCGCCGATCAGCGCAATTTTGCTACTCATAGCTCTTCCTCCTCCAACGCGGCGATAATAGCCGCTATGACCGCATCAAACGGTTGATCGATATCGACGGTGATTGCCTGCTCAGCCGGTCCAGGCGGCTCAAGTGAAGCGAACTGGCTTTCAAGCAAAGCGGCCGGCATAAAATGCCCCTGCCGCGTTTGCAGGCGAGCGGCAATCACTTCCTTTTTTCCTGCAAGATGAATGAAGCGCACACGCCCTTCGACCGCCGCACGGATCTTGTCGCGATAAGTCTGCTTCAGTGCTGAACAGCCAATCAGCACCGTTTCCTCCGCTTGCGCAAGACAGTCCCCGACACTGTTCAGCCAAGGCCATCGATCAGCATCGGTGAGCGGCACACCCGCGCTCATCTTGGCGACGTTGGCCGCAGGATGAAGGTCGTCGCCATCGATGTAGATGCCCGACAGACGATAGGCGAGCGCTGCACCAACAGACGATTTGCCGCAACCGGAAACCCCCATGATGACGAACCGTCGCGGCCGCACGGCCTCAGAGTGACGCTGTGATACCGCCGTCGACATAAAGCACATGCCCGTTGACAAAAGAGGATGCTTCGGAGGCAAGGAAGATACAGGCGCCGACCAGTTCTTCGACCCGTCCCCAGCGCCCGGCCGGCGTGCGCTTCTGAAGCCATGCCGAGAAATCGGCATCGGCGACCAGCGCCGCATTTAATGGCGTGTCGAAGTAGCCAGGCGCGATGGCATTGCATTGCAGTCCGTATTTCGCCCAATCCGTCGCCATGCCCTTGGTGAGATTGCCGACTGCGCCTTTGGTTGCCGTATAGGGTGCGATCGAGGGCCGCGCCAGCGCAGTCTGGACGCTGGCAATATTGATGATCTTGCCGGCGCCACGCTTGATCATGTGGCGTGCGACAGCCTGACCGACGTTGAAAACGCTCGATATATTGGTTCGAAGAAGCCGTTCGAATGCATCTGCGGGAAAATCTTCGAGCGGCGTGCGGTACTGCATGCCTGCATTGTTGACCAATATGTCGATGGCGCCGGTTTTGGCTTCGAAATCATCGATGGCATGCCGCGCAGCTTCGTGATCCGTCGCGTCGAATGGCAGGATGTGGACTGTGCCGTCAAACAGAGCCGCGGCTTTCGTCAGCTTTTCCACGTCGCGGCCATTGAGCACCAGCTCGGCCCCCGCGGCCGCCAGTCCTTGGGCAAGAGCCAGGCCGATGCCTTGCGACGAACCCGTCACAAGCGCGCGCCGCCCTTTTAGATCGAAGAGGTCAAGAGACACGATTTTCTCCTTTTTTCATCTCGACAAATGCCGGTATGCTTGTTTATGTTATCGATAACATCCGGTGTCAAGGCCAGTATCAAGGGAGGAATCGAAAAGATGGAAAAGCCCACTATCCTGCAGGTAGGCCCCTATCCGCAATGGGATCAGGAACCCCTCGACGCGGCGTTTCGTGTCCACCGCTATTTCGAGGCCGAGGACAAAGCTGCGCTTCTGACGGAGGTCGGGCCATCGGTTAGGGCAATTGCCACGCGCGGCGAACTCGGGGTCAACAGGGCCATGATCGAAGCCTGCCCCAACCTTGAAGTGATTTCGGTCTATGGCGTCGGCTTCGATGCGGTCGATCTTGGGGCCTGCCGGGAGCGAGGCATTCGCGTGACGAATACTCCCGACGTTTTAACCAACGATGTTGCCGATTTAGGTGTCGCCATGATGCTCTGCCAATCGCGCGGCATGCTCGGCGCCGAGACATGGGTGCGAGACGGAAGCTGGGTCGGCAAGGGTCTTTATCCCTTGAAGCGGCGGGTGTGGGGACGGCGGGCCGGAGTTCTGGGCCTTGGCCGGATCGGCTTCGAGGTCGCCAAGAGGCTGAAGGGCTTCGACATGCAGATCGCCTACTCCGACGTCGAAGCGAAACCTTACGCAAACGACATGGAATTCGTGAGCGATCCAGTTAAACTTGCAGAGCAATCTGATTTTCTTTTCGTGACGCTGGCAGCCTCTGCCGCGACGCGCCACATCGTCGGACGCAATGTGATCGAAGCGCTCGGTCCGGAAGGCATGCTGATCAACATATCGCGCGCCTCCAACATCGATGAGGAAGCGTTGCTGAGCGCCCTCGAAACGGGCAAGCTCGGTTCGGCGGCACTCGATGTCTTCGAAGGCGAGCCGAAGCTCAATCCGCGTTTTCTGGCGCTGGACAATGTGCTTCTCCAACCTCACCATGCCTCGGGCACGATCGAGACACGCAAGGCCATGGGCCAGCTTGTCCGCGATAACCTGACCGCTCATTTTGCCGGTCAGCCGCTGCCCACCCCCGTTCTTTGAGGAGAAAGACATGAAGGCAATCGTCGCTCACGCCGCCAAGGATTTGCGGATCGAGGAGTATCCGGACGAAGAGCCGGGTGCGGGTGAGGTCAAGCTGCGGCTCGCCACGGGCGGCATCTGCGGCAGTGACTTGCATTATTACAACCACGGCGGCTTCGGGACCGTACGCCTGAAGCAGCCGATGATCCTGGGACATGAGGTCAGTGCTACGGTCCTGGCGCTTGGCGCCGGTGTTCAGGGGCTCGAAGTTGGCCAACTCGTCGCTGTTTCGCCGTCGCGCCCCTGCCGGACCTGCCGCTATTGCCAGCAAGGCTTGCACAATCAGTGCCTGAACATGCGCTTCTACGGCAGCGCCATGCCTTTCCCGCATATTCAGGGCGCATTCCGCGAAACATTGGTTGCCGATGCCATTCAATGCGTCCCCGCCGACGGCCTCACGGCCGGCGAAGCGGCGATGGCCGAACCGCTGGCCGTCACCCTGCACGCGACGAAGCGCGCCGGCGAAATGCTGGGCAAGCGGGTTCTCGTGACCGGCTGCGGACCGATCGGCGTTTTGTCCATCCTGGCCGCCCGCCGGGCCGGTGCAGCGGAAATCGTTGCAACCGATCTCTCAGACTTCACACTTTCGCTCGCCAAGGAGGCCGGCGCGGACCGGGTCATCAATACGAAGAAAGAACCGGAGGCGCTTAGCGCCTATTCGGCCGACAAGGGAACCTTCGATGTTCTCTATGAATGCTCGGGGGCTGCCGCCGCTCTTACCAGCGGGATTGCGGCGCTCAGACCGCGCGGGATCATCATACAACTGGGTCTCGGAGGCGACATGACCTTGCCGATGCAGACTATCACCGCCAAGGAACTGGATCTGCGCGGCTCTTTCCGCTTCCATGAGGAATTCGCCACGGGCGTTGAATTGGTGCGCAAGCGCCTGATCGATGTCAGGCCGCTCATTACCCATTCCGTGCCGCTTGCGGACGCGATCGGCGCTTTCGAGATCGCTTCTGACCGCAGCCGAGCCATGAAGGCGCAGATCGTCTTTTCCTGAGACACGGCTCGCCAGTCGATCAATGCCTTGATGCAGCATGATAAGAGGTAATGTAAGAGATGTCGTTTTTCGAAATCATCGATCCGGCTTTCGGCCGGTTCGTCCTCGGCAATGCGCCCGTCAAACAAATCGCCAGCGGATTTGATTGGGTTGAGGGGCCTGTCTGGTTCGGCGACCTCAACTGCCTCCTTTTTTCCGACATTCCGAACAATCGCATCATGCGGTGGATCCCGGGTATCGGCACCAGCGTCTTCCGCGAACCATCGAACTTCGCCAACGGCCATACCCGCGATCGGCAAGGCCGTCTTGTAAGCTGCGAGCACGGCAGCCGAAGCGTGACGCGCACGGAATTTGACGGCTCCATCACGGTGATCGCCGAGCGCTATCAGGGCAAGCGGCTGAATTCGCCGAACGACGTCATCGTGGCTTCCGACGGCGCCATCTGGTTTACCGACCCGCATTACGGCATCGCCACGGATTACGAAGGATACAAAAGCGAGCAGGAACTGCCCTGCAACGTCTATCGTGTCGATCCTTCAGGTTCGATCGCAGCCGTGCTCACCGATTTCAATTGCCCGAACGGGCTGGCGTTCAGCCCGGATGAAAAGAGGCTTTACGTTGCAGACACCGGCCGTATGCACACCGACGATCCACGTCGTATTCGCGTCTTTGACGTCGCAGAAAACTGGCGCCTGACCGGCGGCGATGTCTTTCATACAATTTCGCCAGGGTGTGCCGACGGGATGCGGATAGACAGTGACGGCAATCTTTGGTCCTCGGCCGGCGACGGCGTCCATTGCGTTGCGCCGGACGGACATCTCATGGGTAAGCTCCTGGTCCCCGAAACCGTCTCCAATCTCTGCTTTGGCGGACGTGGCAAACACAAGCTCTTCATCACGGCAACCACGAGCGTTTACGCGATTTCGCTCAACAGGCGCGGAGCGCTTTGATTGAGACGCTCATGAGGGCGCAGGTAAAGCGGTCGACGTGGAGGAATAGCAACTCCTCCTGACCATCCTTCTTGATCAGCGGATCGGCTCCCAATCTACATTCCGAGCCTGGTGGCCTGTGGTTTGGCATTTAATTAGGTTCTTCCTCAATTTCGGCGGTTAACAGAGTGTTAGCGTCGCGATCGCGTCCGCTATACTGCAAGCCCTGTCATATTCGGAGTACGACTTCTCAGCGCCACAGAGTAGCTGGCAAGAAGCACAGGCCGAAGCTGCCCTGCACACCGTGGCGCAGTAGAACGTCACCTTGAAATCAGTTGCGTCACCTGTCATATATGAAGCGACAAATGACGCAGAGATGATCCCATGGCCATTGCGGCAGAGAAAGTTATCCCGGAAACGACGACCGGCGAATTGCAGAAGGTAGCGGCGCTGCTCGGCGGTGCGCGCGTGCTTGCGCGCAGCCTGACCAGCCCTCTCGATGCGCATGAACTGCTTTTGCGCGGCCTGCCGGCCTCGGCGCTGGATCACCTTGTCGGCCATCTGGTCATCATCGGCAAAACGGACTCGCTCGAAAAGGCCGTGGGCATGAGTTTGCGCACCTGGCAGCGGCGGAAGGATACGCCCTCCAAGCCGCTCAGCCAGGAACAGAGCGGTCGCGCATGGAAATTCGCGGAGATACTCGCAAAGGCAACGGACATCTTCGGCTCGCAGGCTGAAGCCGAGCAATGGCTCGAGCGCCCGGCGATCGGGCTCGATCAGCGCCGGCCGATCGATCTTCTCGGGACGCCCGCCGGCGTCGAGCTGGTTGAGGATCATCTCGACCGTCTCGAATATGGCGTCTATGCATGACTCCTTTGCCAATTGGGCTCGGCGGGACCGAGCTGGTCGCGTGGCGGCTCGATCAAGCCGTCCACGCGCCGACATGGGATAGCGGCGAAGGCGCCTATCGCGTCGGCGGCCGCTGGAACAGCAAGGGCGTTCGCGCGGTCTACTGTTCGCTCGATCCCGCGACGGCAATCCTCGAGGTCGCGGTCCATAAGGGGTTTCGGGCGCTCGACACGGTGGCGCACACGTTGACGGCGGCTATCATTGCGGATGCCGCCGATGTCCATATCGTCGACCCGGGAAGCGTGCCCAATCCCAATTGGCTCCGCCCGGGCATCCCCGGCGCGGGACAGCAAGCCTTCGGAGACGATCTGCTTCGACGCCACCGATTTGTCGCGATCCCGAGCGCGGTCTCGCCGTATAGCTGGAATCTGATTTTTCTCGCGGGCAGCGCGCCAAGTGCCTATGCCCTGAAGTTCCAGGAAGCCTTTGCTCTCGATACAAGGCTGCATCCACCCATGGCATGAACGAGCCCGGGGATGCATCGCCACCATCGTCATCTGTGAGCTCGACACCCAGAACTTTTGCCCCTGGGCCGGGCGACCATTTCATTTTCGTTTGCATGCCCGCCCATAGCGGCACGTTTGGCACTATGCTGCGGCGGACGGAGGGTGCCTGCACTCATCGCCGGCGGCACTTTTATCAATCCATTGACCAATATCGGGAAGATTGTAGCCTGCAGAGGCGTCGCCCGAAGCTGCTTGGACACTGCTGGCGCAACCACCGCACCAAAATAGCTTTGCCGGTTGGGGTGATCATCGTTCCGCATGTTGAGAACTGGACACCGCGTTAAAAGACGTTGGGC of Rhizobium sp. NXC24 contains these proteins:
- a CDS encoding gluconokinase is translated as MSTAVSQRHSEAVRPRRFVIMGVSGCGKSSVGAALAYRLSGIYIDGDDLHPAANVAKMSAGVPLTDADRWPWLNSVGDCLAQAEETVLIGCSALKQTYRDKIRAAVEGRVRFIHLAGKKEVIAARLQTRQGHFMPAALLESQFASLEPPGPAEQAITVDIDQPFDAVIAAIIAALEEEEL
- a CDS encoding SDR family oxidoreductase; its protein translation is MSLDLFDLKGRRALVTGSSQGIGLALAQGLAAAGAELVLNGRDVEKLTKAAALFDGTVHILPFDATDHEAARHAIDDFEAKTGAIDILVNNAGMQYRTPLEDFPADAFERLLRTNISSVFNVGQAVARHMIKRGAGKIINIASVQTALARPSIAPYTATKGAVGNLTKGMATDWAKYGLQCNAIAPGYFDTPLNAALVADADFSAWLQKRTPAGRWGRVEELVGACIFLASEASSFVNGHVLYVDGGITASL
- a CDS encoding 2-hydroxyacid dehydrogenase; translation: MEKPTILQVGPYPQWDQEPLDAAFRVHRYFEAEDKAALLTEVGPSVRAIATRGELGVNRAMIEACPNLEVISVYGVGFDAVDLGACRERGIRVTNTPDVLTNDVADLGVAMMLCQSRGMLGAETWVRDGSWVGKGLYPLKRRVWGRRAGVLGLGRIGFEVAKRLKGFDMQIAYSDVEAKPYANDMEFVSDPVKLAEQSDFLFVTLAASAATRHIVGRNVIEALGPEGMLINISRASNIDEEALLSALETGKLGSAALDVFEGEPKLNPRFLALDNVLLQPHHASGTIETRKAMGQLVRDNLTAHFAGQPLPTPVL
- a CDS encoding L-idonate 5-dehydrogenase — translated: MKAIVAHAAKDLRIEEYPDEEPGAGEVKLRLATGGICGSDLHYYNHGGFGTVRLKQPMILGHEVSATVLALGAGVQGLEVGQLVAVSPSRPCRTCRYCQQGLHNQCLNMRFYGSAMPFPHIQGAFRETLVADAIQCVPADGLTAGEAAMAEPLAVTLHATKRAGEMLGKRVLVTGCGPIGVLSILAARRAGAAEIVATDLSDFTLSLAKEAGADRVINTKKEPEALSAYSADKGTFDVLYECSGAAAALTSGIAALRPRGIIIQLGLGGDMTLPMQTITAKELDLRGSFRFHEEFATGVELVRKRLIDVRPLITHSVPLADAIGAFEIASDRSRAMKAQIVFS
- a CDS encoding SMP-30/gluconolactonase/LRE family protein, producing MSFFEIIDPAFGRFVLGNAPVKQIASGFDWVEGPVWFGDLNCLLFSDIPNNRIMRWIPGIGTSVFREPSNFANGHTRDRQGRLVSCEHGSRSVTRTEFDGSITVIAERYQGKRLNSPNDVIVASDGAIWFTDPHYGIATDYEGYKSEQELPCNVYRVDPSGSIAAVLTDFNCPNGLAFSPDEKRLYVADTGRMHTDDPRRIRVFDVAENWRLTGGDVFHTISPGCADGMRIDSDGNLWSSAGDGVHCVAPDGHLMGKLLVPETVSNLCFGGRGKHKLFITATTSVYAISLNRRGAL
- a CDS encoding DUF2384 domain-containing protein, with the translated sequence MAIAAEKVIPETTTGELQKVAALLGGARVLARSLTSPLDAHELLLRGLPASALDHLVGHLVIIGKTDSLEKAVGMSLRTWQRRKDTPSKPLSQEQSGRAWKFAEILAKATDIFGSQAEAEQWLERPAIGLDQRRPIDLLGTPAGVELVEDHLDRLEYGVYA
- a CDS encoding RES domain-containing protein; protein product: MTPLPIGLGGTELVAWRLDQAVHAPTWDSGEGAYRVGGRWNSKGVRAVYCSLDPATAILEVAVHKGFRALDTVAHTLTAAIIADAADVHIVDPGSVPNPNWLRPGIPGAGQQAFGDDLLRRHRFVAIPSAVSPYSWNLIFLAGSAPSAYALKFQEAFALDTRLHPPMA